A single region of the candidate division KSB1 bacterium genome encodes:
- a CDS encoding sigma-54 dependent transcriptional regulator, with translation MMKAKAAENLSDKAFEQFQLESGLIGNSPGMRQIFETLQQVAPVDISVLIIGESGTGKELIARAIHQRSRRAAKPLIIVNCGAIPEGIMESELFGHERGAFTGAVSQRKGFFEMADGGTIFLDEIGEMPLNAQVKILRVLEGKEFTRVGSAEPKKVDVRIIAATNRELDQEVQNGSFRQDLYFRLHAVTIFVPPLRARKEDIPLLAKTFSDHFCAQNRIEFRGFDDSGLEALMEYHWPGNVRELKNVIESMIILEKGGKIDRAAVIKYLNLGSNVSRNLPMALHRPTEQVEREFIYRALLDLKSEISQLREIILTRLFPPRRLKGWEPEDTIVIPPENGEIVYNEPVVESRNFPTLEEMEKKLIEETLHRFDGNKRKTAKSLKISERTLYRKIKEYNLPY, from the coding sequence ATGATGAAAGCAAAAGCAGCAGAAAACCTATCAGATAAAGCTTTTGAACAATTTCAACTAGAATCGGGGCTGATCGGTAATTCACCAGGAATGCGGCAAATTTTTGAGACCCTTCAACAAGTTGCCCCGGTGGATATTTCGGTGCTGATTATCGGTGAAAGTGGCACGGGTAAGGAGCTGATCGCTCGGGCCATTCATCAGCGGAGTCGCCGTGCAGCAAAACCGTTGATCATTGTCAATTGCGGCGCAATTCCAGAAGGGATCATGGAGTCGGAATTGTTTGGCCATGAGCGTGGGGCATTTACTGGGGCAGTGAGCCAGCGCAAGGGGTTTTTCGAAATGGCGGATGGCGGAACGATTTTTCTTGATGAGATCGGTGAAATGCCTTTGAATGCCCAAGTGAAAATTCTCCGCGTGTTGGAAGGCAAGGAGTTCACCAGAGTCGGCAGTGCTGAACCCAAAAAGGTGGATGTGCGAATCATCGCCGCCACCAATCGGGAGTTGGATCAGGAGGTGCAGAACGGCAGCTTTCGCCAGGATCTCTATTTCCGTCTTCATGCAGTCACCATTTTCGTCCCCCCGTTGCGGGCCAGAAAAGAGGATATTCCTTTGCTGGCAAAAACATTTTCCGATCATTTTTGCGCACAAAATCGAATCGAGTTTCGTGGATTCGATGATTCTGGTCTCGAAGCGCTGATGGAGTACCATTGGCCAGGCAATGTTCGCGAATTAAAAAATGTGATCGAGAGCATGATCATTCTTGAAAAAGGAGGGAAAATTGACCGGGCAGCGGTGATAAAATATCTGAACCTGGGAAGTAACGTCTCCCGCAATCTGCCCATGGCGTTGCATCGGCCAACCGAGCAAGTGGAGCGGGAGTTCATTTACCGCGCGCTATTGGATCTGAAATCAGAAATCTCCCAATTACGGGAGATCATTCTGACGCGGCTTTTTCCGCCGCGCCGTCTTAAAGGGTGGGAACCTGAAGATACCATTGTCATCCCACCAGAAAACGGTGAAATCGTTTATAATGAGCCAGTGGTTGAGTCGCGGAATTTCCCCACGCTGGAGGAAATGGAGAAAAAATTGATTGAGGAGACGCTCCACCGATTCGATGGAAATAAGCGAAAGACCGCTAAGAGCCTGAAGATTAGCGAGCGCACCCTCTATCGAAAAATCAAAGAGTATAATCTGCCATATTAA
- a CDS encoding GDP-mannose 4,6-dehydratase, whose translation MKILVTGGAGFIGSHVADAYIKMGHEVVIVDNLSMGRVENVNPQAHFVKMNIQDDQILKLFESERFDVVNHHAAQMDVRLSVADPIYDANNNIIGTINLLQAAVKTGVKKFIFISSGGAIYGEQDYFPADENHPTRPVSPYGITKLTGEKYLYFYHYVYGIQFVVLRYGNVYGPRQNPKGEAGVVAIFTSRMLNGSQPIINGNGLQTRDYVFVGDVVDANVKALSFDQCDYFNIGTGIETNVNELFHKLRHLTNANVEEVHGPAKPGEQMRSVLNIEKAQRLLQWRPQVSLEEGLARTVEYFKSNFKNDESKSSRKPIR comes from the coding sequence ATGAAAATCTTAGTGACTGGTGGAGCAGGCTTTATTGGATCGCACGTGGCAGATGCTTATATTAAAATGGGGCATGAAGTGGTTATTGTGGACAATTTATCCATGGGGCGCGTTGAAAATGTCAATCCCCAAGCTCATTTTGTTAAAATGAATATTCAAGATGACCAGATATTGAAGCTATTTGAAAGCGAGCGATTCGATGTGGTCAATCATCATGCCGCACAAATGGACGTTCGGCTTTCGGTTGCCGATCCAATTTACGATGCCAATAACAACATTATTGGCACAATTAATCTTTTGCAAGCAGCAGTGAAGACCGGGGTGAAGAAGTTTATTTTCATATCCAGCGGTGGGGCAATTTATGGAGAGCAAGACTATTTTCCGGCAGATGAAAACCATCCAACCCGTCCAGTTTCGCCTTATGGAATTACGAAGTTGACGGGTGAGAAATATCTCTATTTTTATCATTATGTCTATGGCATTCAATTTGTGGTGCTGCGCTATGGTAATGTTTACGGTCCGCGACAGAATCCCAAAGGCGAAGCGGGGGTGGTGGCGATATTCACAAGCCGCATGTTAAATGGCAGCCAACCAATCATCAATGGCAACGGTTTGCAGACGCGGGATTATGTATTCGTAGGGGATGTGGTTGATGCCAATGTCAAGGCATTGAGCTTTGATCAATGCGATTATTTTAATATTGGGACTGGGATCGAGACCAATGTGAATGAACTTTTTCATAAACTGCGTCATTTAACCAATGCAAACGTCGAGGAAGTTCATGGGCCAGCCAAACCGGGGGAGCAAATGCGGAGCGTTTTGAACATCGAAAAAGCACAGCGACTGCTTCAGTGGCGACCGCAAGTATCCTTGGAGGAGGGACTGGCGAGAACCGTGGAATATTTTAAGTCCAATTTCAAAAATGATGAAAGCAAAAGCAGCAGAAAACCTATCAGATAA
- the purD gene encoding phosphoribosylamine--glycine ligase: protein MNILVIGGGGREHTLVWKIAQSPVVNKIYCAPGNAGIAQLAECVSINESAIDELLNFADRKRIDLTVVGPEAPLAAGIVDAFQRQGLAIFGPTKKAAEIESSKIFAKYLMEKYQIPTAQYRAFDQFEAAKNYLNSMPTPIVIKADGLAAGKGAIVCFNQEEAQEALHKMMIQGVFGSAGKKVVIEEYLRGQEASVLAVTDGENLIELLPAQDHKPIFDDDKGPNTGGMGAYAPAVQVDMDMLQQIRQRILEPAIKGMALEDRPYRGVLYAGLMITRQGPKVIEFNCRFGDPETQVILPLVEGDIVPLLYGCSQGKLEQQTINFKNKFAVCVVMASGGYPGKYEKGKEIIGLERNFGTDVIIFHAGTKLANGKILTNGGRVLGITALGNDVAEAIKRAYKAVGKITFDGAYYRKDIGYKAL from the coding sequence TTGAACATTTTGGTAATTGGTGGAGGGGGACGTGAACATACCCTGGTGTGGAAGATCGCCCAAAGTCCCGTAGTCAATAAGATTTATTGTGCTCCTGGAAACGCTGGCATCGCCCAATTGGCTGAATGCGTTTCGATAAACGAGAGCGCAATTGATGAACTATTGAACTTCGCTGACCGAAAGCGGATCGACCTCACCGTGGTTGGACCCGAGGCACCTTTGGCAGCGGGGATAGTCGATGCATTTCAAAGACAGGGGCTTGCGATCTTCGGGCCAACCAAAAAAGCGGCCGAGATCGAAAGCAGCAAGATTTTTGCAAAATATCTGATGGAAAAATATCAGATCCCTACTGCACAATATCGCGCTTTTGATCAATTTGAGGCAGCGAAGAATTATTTAAATTCCATGCCAACTCCGATCGTCATCAAGGCCGATGGCCTGGCTGCTGGCAAGGGCGCTATCGTGTGTTTCAACCAGGAAGAAGCTCAGGAAGCGCTCCATAAAATGATGATCCAGGGCGTCTTTGGTTCGGCTGGCAAAAAGGTCGTCATCGAGGAATATCTGAGAGGCCAGGAGGCTTCAGTGCTGGCGGTGACTGATGGCGAAAATTTGATCGAATTGCTCCCAGCGCAAGATCATAAGCCGATCTTTGATGACGACAAAGGACCAAATACAGGTGGAATGGGCGCCTACGCCCCAGCAGTTCAAGTCGATATGGACATGCTGCAACAAATTCGGCAGCGGATTTTGGAACCAGCGATCAAAGGTATGGCATTGGAAGATCGACCCTATCGCGGCGTGCTTTACGCTGGTTTGATGATTACTCGTCAGGGACCTAAAGTGATCGAATTCAATTGTCGCTTTGGAGATCCAGAAACGCAGGTGATTTTGCCATTGGTCGAGGGCGATATCGTCCCGCTGCTGTATGGGTGTAGCCAGGGCAAATTAGAACAACAGACAATCAATTTTAAAAATAAATTTGCGGTGTGCGTGGTGATGGCTTCTGGGGGCTATCCTGGCAAATATGAGAAAGGCAAAGAGATCATCGGTTTGGAGCGAAATTTCGGAACTGATGTGATTATTTTTCATGCCGGAACCAAATTGGCCAATGGCAAGATTTTAACCAATGGGGGCAGAGTATTGGGGATCACTGCCTTGGGGAATGATGTAGCAGAGGCGATCAAGCGCGCGTATAAAGCTGTTGGCAAAATTACATTCGATGGTGCCTACTATCGAAAGGATATTGGATATAAGGCGTTGTAA